Genomic DNA from Carnobacterium gallinarum DSM 4847:
TTGATGTAATAAAGTTAGCAACACTTAACATAACAGGTCCGATTACCAAAAATGTTAAAAAGCTAGAAATAAAAATAACTACAGGTGCAACGATAATTAATTGCAGTGTATTGGGTATAATTTTTTTTAATTTGATTTCGAGGAAAGAGAGTAAATAGGAAGCTACAAAAACAGGTAAGACTTGACCTTGGTAGCCAATTTTTGCAATAGATAATCCAAAAATCGTCCATTTTTCAGGTGTTTCCTGACCGATTAAGTTGGCGTTCATTAAATCAGGGTTAATGAGAATCAACCCTAATACAATTCCTAGTACTGGATTTCCACCAAAGCGTTTCGTTGCAGACCAACCAACTAAAACAGGTAAGAAGGTAAAGGCTGTATTGGCAATTAGAGTAATCATATCGGCAATACCAGAGATATTTGGATAGGCTTCTACAATTGAGGAAGCAAAGAAAATGCCTTTATTCGTTAACAAACCGCTTAATCCTAAAAGTAAACCGGCACTGACAATTGCAGGCAAAATGGGAATAAATACATCAGAAAAAGTTTTAATTCCACGTTGCAAGAGATTGCTGTTTTGATTAGCGGTTTCATTTAATTCAGTACTAGTTGCATTAGTTAGTGGATAGTCCTTTAGAATTTCGTCATAGACTTGATCAACTAATCCAGGTCCAATAATTACTTGAAATTGACCATTTGCACTAAATGTTCCTTTTACCAATTCATTTTGAGTTAAACTTTCTATGTTTACAAGTGTTTCATCTTTTAAAATAAAGCGTAAGCGGGTAACGCAATGAGTTAATCCTTGGATATTTGTAGTTGTACCAACAGCTGCTACTATTGAACGAACTTGTTGTTTGGGAATAGCCATTTTATCAATCTCCTCTTTTTTATTTGGCAAGCTATGGATGTTTGCGATTTCATTATAAATTTGTTTAAACAAATTGTCAATGGGGAATTTGATATTTGTTTAAACAACTACTGATTCATTTCTTGTGTTTTATTTGAAAATAGCATACTATTAAAGAAAGAACTTGGTAAGGAGGCTAGTAGAAAAAGATGAATAAATTTTCAGTTATCTATGAGACATTAAAGAAAAAGATAGATCAAGGTGATTATCTCCAAACAATGATGCTGCCAACAGAAGCAGTTTT
This window encodes:
- a CDS encoding PTS transporter subunit EIIC, yielding MAIPKQQVRSIVAAVGTTTNIQGLTHCVTRLRFILKDETLVNIESLTQNELVKGTFSANGQFQVIIGPGLVDQVYDEILKDYPLTNATSTELNETANQNSNLLQRGIKTFSDVFIPILPAIVSAGLLLGLSGLLTNKGIFFASSIVEAYPNISGIADMITLIANTAFTFLPVLVGWSATKRFGGNPVLGIVLGLILINPDLMNANLIGQETPEKWTIFGLSIAKIGYQGQVLPVFVASYLLSFLEIKLKKIIPNTLQLIIVAPVVIFISSFLTFLVIGPVMLSVANFITSSIISLFDTFPIIAGFVFGFGWELLVVTGMHHAFIAVNVQLLASTNQSFLLSIIALTCVSEAAAALAVGLNSKTKKERALTYTAMTSALLGVTEPSMFGVTIKLKYPFICSLIGSGFAGMILMYFHIYAFSFGPAGPLSFIIIPQTMWVQYAFAMLVAFVIGFTSTYLIGRLKNKTIKTN